The following proteins are co-located in the Pontiella desulfatans genome:
- a CDS encoding 4a-hydroxytetrahydrobiopterin dehydratase, which yields MSYLRNERCAPCEGGVDPLSPEQADALLAELDGWERVGNEISKTFGFRNYYEAMAFVNASAYVSHREDHHPDLLVGYKTCKVTYATHAIGGLSNNDFICAAKLDALIGAK from the coding sequence ATGAGTTATCTGAGAAATGAACGGTGCGCCCCTTGCGAAGGGGGCGTCGATCCATTGTCGCCGGAACAGGCGGATGCTCTCCTTGCCGAGTTGGATGGCTGGGAGCGCGTGGGAAACGAAATCAGCAAGACCTTTGGTTTTCGGAACTATTACGAGGCAATGGCCTTCGTGAACGCGTCGGCCTATGTGTCGCATCGGGAGGATCACCATCCCGATCTCTTGGTAGGGTATAAAACCTGCAAGGTCACCTATGCAACCCATGCTATCGGCGGGCTGTCGAACAACGACTTCATTTGTGCCGCCAAGCTGGACGCCTTGATTGGTGCCAAATGA
- a CDS encoding SEL1-like repeat protein, which yields MNGKKIIKWLVVGSAAAILLSGCGGSTGMSADSANAKGLAYLNGDGVSPDAAKAAELFLQAAEAGHGEAMMNLSTCYLYGTGVEAHPEIAFGWIQKAADAGYPKARAYISIFHIQGIGTPENQEKAITLLQEESAAGNHHAMAILANYYEVGAGVPLDPAKAIELHRQAANHGNVLSMYYLGRCYSKGIAGVAQNHETAVMWYRKAADAGSLEATGKLGACYAMGTGVGKDVDKGLGLIREAAEGGDADSMHNLGVCHERGIGVPEDPAEAVRWYRLGAEAGCPEAMYNLSTCLANGKGVEKNPAEAELWRTKANESGTPLRGRNS from the coding sequence ATGAACGGGAAAAAAATTATCAAGTGGTTGGTGGTTGGCTCAGCGGCGGCAATCCTGCTGTCCGGTTGCGGAGGATCGACAGGCATGTCGGCGGACAGTGCGAATGCCAAGGGGCTCGCGTATCTGAACGGGGACGGGGTTTCGCCGGATGCTGCAAAGGCCGCCGAACTATTTCTCCAGGCCGCCGAGGCGGGCCATGGCGAGGCCATGATGAACCTGAGCACCTGCTACCTCTACGGCACGGGCGTCGAGGCCCATCCCGAAATCGCGTTCGGCTGGATCCAGAAAGCGGCCGATGCCGGCTACCCGAAGGCGCGGGCATACATTTCCATCTTCCACATCCAGGGCATTGGAACCCCGGAAAACCAGGAAAAGGCCATCACACTCCTGCAAGAAGAGTCGGCCGCAGGCAACCACCATGCCATGGCGATTCTTGCCAACTACTATGAAGTTGGCGCAGGTGTTCCCTTGGATCCGGCCAAGGCCATCGAGCTCCACCGCCAGGCGGCCAACCACGGGAACGTCCTTTCCATGTATTATCTTGGCCGCTGCTATTCCAAGGGCATTGCCGGCGTTGCGCAGAACCATGAAACGGCCGTCATGTGGTACCGGAAAGCGGCCGACGCTGGCTCGCTGGAAGCAACCGGCAAGCTGGGCGCCTGCTATGCCATGGGTACCGGCGTTGGAAAAGACGTCGACAAGGGACTCGGCCTGATCCGCGAGGCCGCCGAAGGCGGCGATGCCGACTCCATGCACAATCTCGGCGTTTGCCACGAACGCGGAATCGGCGTCCCGGAAGACCCTGCCGAGGCGGTTCGCTGGTATCGGCTGGGGGCCGAGGCCGGTTGCCCCGAGGCGATGTATAACCTTTCCACCTGCCTGGCCAACGGCAAGGGGGTTGAAAAAAATCCTGCGGAAGCGGAACTCTGGCGCACCAAGGCGAACGAAAGCGGAACGCCACTGAGAGGACGAAACAGCTGA
- a CDS encoding spondin domain-containing protein yields the protein MTTMDKTSILIGVACIIGHSALPSSTPELVGIAPSNSFVQLEWTNGFAPFQVQARTSLVAGAWANLGSPTFSRSATDNAGSEDTVLFRVLGSTAAADSAQYKLTFDSTWSASTHPTNFPSPNEHYSPLIGGTHNAGVSFWAPGGQATPGIKTMAETGNPNPLAAEVNSAITAGTAEFVLSGGAMGTSPASINMSFTITQSHPLATVVTMIAPSPDWFVGVHGAKLFVDGDWIDEATFPLLPYDAGTDDGTTYTSGNAPSSPPQPIFLITGYPLEHNGSVAPFGTFTFTRIN from the coding sequence CCACTCCGCCTTACCCTCTTCAACGCCCGAGCTGGTAGGCATTGCACCGAGCAACAGCTTCGTCCAGTTGGAGTGGACGAACGGCTTTGCACCCTTCCAGGTGCAAGCCCGCACATCCCTCGTGGCGGGCGCATGGGCCAACCTCGGTAGCCCGACATTCTCGCGGTCGGCCACCGACAATGCGGGTTCGGAGGATACCGTGCTGTTCCGGGTCCTCGGCAGTACGGCGGCAGCGGATAGTGCGCAGTATAAGCTGACGTTCGATTCAACGTGGAGCGCCTCAACGCACCCGACCAACTTCCCCTCCCCGAACGAGCACTATTCCCCGCTCATCGGCGGAACGCACAACGCGGGCGTCAGCTTCTGGGCGCCGGGTGGGCAGGCAACGCCCGGCATAAAAACCATGGCCGAAACCGGGAATCCCAACCCGCTGGCGGCCGAGGTCAATTCCGCCATCACCGCCGGCACCGCCGAGTTTGTGCTGAGCGGCGGAGCCATGGGCACCTCCCCGGCATCGATTAACATGAGCTTCACGATCACCCAGAGCCATCCCTTGGCGACCGTCGTCACCATGATTGCACCAAGCCCCGACTGGTTCGTGGGGGTGCATGGGGCCAAGCTGTTTGTTGATGGCGACTGGATCGACGAGGCCACCTTCCCGCTGCTGCCCTACGATGCCGGCACCGACGATGGCACCACCTACACATCCGGCAACGCGCCCAGTAGCCCGCCCCAGCCCATCTTCCTAATCACCGGCTATCCGCTGGAACATAATGGATCGGTGGCACCCTTTGGAACTTTCACCTTCACCCGAATAAACTAG
- a CDS encoding isochorismatase family protein yields the protein MLKKEEAVLVFIDVQGRLHGIMDGKEELDANLEKLVKCAQLLEVPVVGTEQIPEKLGPTSEPFKSLLADEVVVSKSAFSCCGEPMFMEQLERLGRRQFILVGIETHVCVYQTAVDLLEMGSEVFVVADAVSSRAPENKVLALQAMRAAGAQVIPTETALFALLRDAADLRFKELLKLIK from the coding sequence ATGCTTAAGAAAGAAGAAGCCGTTTTGGTATTCATCGATGTGCAGGGCCGCCTGCATGGCATCATGGACGGGAAAGAGGAGCTCGATGCCAACCTGGAAAAGTTGGTGAAATGCGCGCAGTTGCTGGAGGTTCCGGTTGTTGGAACCGAACAGATTCCCGAAAAGCTAGGCCCGACCAGCGAACCCTTTAAATCGTTGCTTGCCGATGAGGTTGTGGTTTCCAAGTCGGCGTTCAGTTGCTGCGGTGAACCGATGTTCATGGAACAGCTTGAACGGCTGGGGCGTCGGCAGTTTATCCTGGTGGGCATCGAGACGCATGTGTGCGTCTATCAGACCGCCGTCGATCTCTTGGAAATGGGAAGCGAGGTGTTTGTTGTTGCGGATGCCGTTTCCTCGCGCGCACCCGAAAACAAAGTGCTGGCGTTGCAGGCGATGCGCGCTGCCGGGGCGCAGGTGATCCCAACGGAGACCGCCTTGTTTGCCCTGTTGCGCGATGCGGCCGATCTGCGCTTCAAGGAGCTTCTCAAGTTAATCAAATAG
- the aqpZ gene encoding aquaporin Z, with protein sequence MQQYGAEFFGTFWLVLGGCGSAVLAAAFPEVGIGLLGVSLAFGLTVLTMAYAIGHISGCHLNPAVSVGLCVGGRFPAKQLAPYIIAQVLGAIAAGGVLFVIANGQAGFDAAASGFASNGFGEHSPGQYSMLAALVCEVVMTAMFLIVIMGATDERAPAGFAPIAIGLCLTLIHLISIPVTNTSVNPARSTGVAVFQGGWALKQLWLFWIAPIIGAAIGAVLYKAIGSTKD encoded by the coding sequence ATGCAGCAATATGGAGCTGAATTCTTCGGCACGTTCTGGTTGGTGTTGGGCGGTTGTGGGAGCGCGGTTTTAGCGGCGGCTTTTCCCGAAGTAGGCATAGGGCTACTCGGGGTTTCCTTGGCCTTTGGCCTAACGGTGCTCACGATGGCCTATGCCATCGGCCACATTTCGGGCTGCCACCTCAACCCGGCGGTATCGGTTGGCCTGTGCGTGGGGGGAAGGTTCCCCGCGAAACAACTTGCGCCCTACATCATCGCACAAGTGCTTGGCGCCATTGCGGCTGGAGGAGTGCTCTTCGTGATCGCGAACGGTCAAGCCGGCTTCGACGCCGCAGCCAGCGGATTTGCATCCAACGGTTTCGGCGAGCATTCGCCCGGCCAATATTCCATGTTGGCGGCTTTGGTCTGCGAAGTTGTCATGACCGCCATGTTCCTCATTGTTATCATGGGCGCAACCGATGAACGCGCCCCGGCCGGCTTTGCACCGATCGCCATCGGCCTTTGCCTGACCCTGATCCACCTCATCAGCATCCCGGTAACCAACACCTCGGTAAATCCCGCGCGCAGCACCGGCGTTGCCGTGTTCCAGGGAGGATGGGCTCTCAAGCAGTTGTGGCTCTTCTGGATTGCCCCGATCATTGGAGCGGCCATCGGAGCCGTGCTCTACAAAGCCATCGGTAGCACCAAGGATTAG
- a CDS encoding HD domain-containing protein has protein sequence MTRAQLQAVRRHIIDYANRHIARAGEMRHMMELKREHCAFVARNCRDLALANGWGPEDVNTAEALGLLHDIGRFPQLEEYGTFMDAKSINHGLRGWQAIRESNLLEGVEPVLCAALLDGVLHHNARTVPEHLPEAHYRWINLIRDADRLDIYRIVHDAIINDKLGEHPEIGMGLTLEGDPSPGLAERILAGDHPAYTDLNCFADFLLLILSWVNQMGYPATRTIIHERGIIDQFSAHLPTNIPEVGQVLEQLRTVAGQE, from the coding sequence ATGACCCGCGCCCAACTCCAGGCCGTCCGGCGGCATATCATTGACTATGCCAACCGCCATATCGCCCGGGCCGGCGAAATGCGGCACATGATGGAGCTCAAGCGCGAGCATTGCGCCTTCGTTGCCCGCAACTGCCGCGATCTCGCCCTTGCGAACGGGTGGGGCCCCGAGGATGTGAACACGGCGGAGGCGCTTGGATTGCTCCACGACATCGGCCGCTTTCCGCAGCTCGAGGAATACGGCACCTTCATGGATGCGAAGTCGATCAACCACGGTCTGAGGGGCTGGCAGGCCATCCGCGAAAGCAACCTGCTCGAAGGGGTGGAGCCGGTGCTGTGCGCTGCGCTGCTCGACGGCGTGCTGCACCACAACGCCCGCACCGTTCCGGAACATCTCCCCGAAGCCCACTACCGCTGGATCAACCTCATCCGCGATGCCGACCGGCTTGATATCTACCGGATCGTCCACGATGCCATCATCAACGATAAGCTCGGGGAGCATCCGGAAATCGGAATGGGCCTGACCCTCGAGGGCGATCCCAGCCCCGGGCTGGCTGAGCGGATCCTGGCCGGCGATCACCCGGCCTATACCGACTTGAACTGCTTTGCCGACTTCCTGTTGCTGATCCTTTCGTGGGTCAACCAGATGGGGTATCCCGCCACGCGCACCATCATTCACGAACGCGGGATCATCGACCAGTTCTCGGCTCATTTGCCGACGAACATCCCCGAGGTTGGCCAGGTGTTGGAACAATTGCGGACGGTGGCTGGGCAGGAGTAG